CACGGTGAAACCGCAGTTGATGCGGGGTTTCAAGACTGACCTTCGGGAGAAGGTGAAGGCCGGCTCTCTCGGTGTCCGGATGGATGTCGAGGCGCGTGCGACCTTGGCGAAGGGGTTCCGCGCTGATCTGCGGACGAAGGTCAACGCAGCTGCGAAGGGCGTTGACGTGAAGGTCGGCGTGAACGTCGACACTAGCAACATCCGCTCGAAGATCCGGGGTTCGACTACCGGCATCAGGGCTATCAAGGTCCCGGTTGACGTTGATCTTGCCCGCGCTACTTCTCAGTTGGAGGCGTTTCGTGCGGCGCAGGCCGCGGTCCCGTTGACGATGAACGTGAACGTCGACACTGCTGCGGCGGTTGCCCAGCTGATGGCGCTCCGTTCGCTTGCGTCGGCTGTGGGGCAGGAGACTTCCGGTATTGGTGCGGGCGCGGTCGCAAGCGCGCGCCGTCGTCTCACCGGCGGGATCTTCACCCGGCCTATCCGTGCGATCCGCTTGCAGATCGAGATCGACCGGGCCAGCGTCGCACGCGCAGAAGCAGAAGTCGCCAACATCCGAGCACGACTCGAACAGGCACAGCGCAGCCACGGCGACGCCGTGGACCGTGCCCGCCTCGCCGAGGAGAGGTATCAAGAGGTACTTGCGAGGGCGTCGGCGACGGAATCCCAGCGCATGGCTGCTCTCCAAAGGCGAAACCGAGCGCTGAGAGATCAGGCAGACGCTCTCGGCCGCGTGTCCGGGCTGATGAACCAGCAGCGAGAAGCCGACGACAGGCTAGACCGGGCGCGGAGCGATCGGAACTCGTTCAGCCGCTTGTTCTCAGCGGGTATGTCGGGTCTCAACAGCGCGATCCTCGACGCCGCTCGCAACATGCTCTCGTTGAGCAACCTGACGAGCCTTGCCACCGTTGGTTTGGTCGCGCTGGCTGCCGTGTCTTTGGTGCCACTGCTTAGCCAACTGACTCAGGCGGCCGGTGTGATCGCACTGCTGCCTGCTGGTCTCTCCGCTGCGGTTGCCGCAGTCGCGACACTGGTCATCGGATTCCAGGGCGTCGGCGACGCGTTCTCTGCCGCTGGCAAAGCTGCTGATTCCGCAGCCAAGGACGCTGAGTCGCGAGCGAAGAACATCGCCAACGCGCAGAAACAGCAGGCATCAGCCGCGAAGCAAGTGGAGCAGGCGAACCGTGGGATCGTCTCTGCCGAGCGGGGCGTGAAGAACGCCCAGGCCGCTACCTTGAAGGCACAGAAGGACCTCAATCGGGCGCGCAAGCAGGCAAAAGAAGATCTCGAAGACATCAATCGGGAACTCGGGCGGACCGCGTTGACGGAAGAGGCTGCCGCGCTGGCTGTTGCGTCCGCGCAGCAGCGCCTGTGGGAGACCTTCTCGGATCCGAACAGCACGGCGATAGATCGAGCCCAGGCGCAGCACGATGTCAAGCAGGCCCTCGCCGATCAGCAGGACACCATCCGCGAAAACCAGCGACTCGCCGAGAAGGCTGCCGAGGCCAACGCTCTCGGGGTTGAGGGGAGCGACCAAGTTGTTGCGGCGAAGGAAGCTGTAGCGGCGGCAGCTGACGCTGAGATGGATGCACAGCAGGCGCTGGCCGACGCGTACACGACGCTCGCGGACGCGCAAGCGACCTATGCGGAAGCATCTCAGGCTGTCACAGATGCGATGAATGAGTCATCCTCTGCGGCAGACGAATATGAGAAGGCGCTAGGGAAGTTGTCGCCGGCGGCGCGCGCGTTTGTCGAGCAGATGCTTGCGCTTCGCGGGCCCTACGGTGAGCTGCGACAGTTTGTTCAGGAGAAGCTGTTCGACCAGCTTGGTACTTCGATCTCGTCACTGGCAACGAATTACCTTCCCACACTTCGGGAAGGGCTGGGCGGCATCGCGAATGCGATCAACCAGGGGGTCCGTAAGGCTATTGCCGACCTAGACACCGACGCGAACCGCCTGACGCTCGCCAACATCTTCGACAACGTCGAGGCTTCGGTGACCCCGTTCCTGAACGGTCTCAGCAACGTCCTGCAAGCGTTCTTGGCTCTTTCGGAAGTCGGTTCCGAGTTCATGCCTGGAGCCGCGAAGGGCTTTGAGGACGTGACGAAGAAGTTCAAGGACTGGGCAAACTCGGACGAAGGCAAGTCGAAGTTCCGCAACTTCTTGCAGGAGTCGATCAAGACCTTCAAGGATCTCTGGAACATCGGCAAGCAAGTGTTTGCCCTGATTCAGAATATCTTCAGGGGCGCTGACGAGACCGGCGAGTCGTGGCTTACGTCGATTGCCGAAACGTTGAAGCGCTGGAACGAGAGCCTTTCGACGGAGGAGGGCCAGAAGAAGCTTCGGGACTTTTTCGATAATGTCCGCACCACGGTTGGCGCTATCACGACGATGATCTCTGCCGCGGCTGGGCTTATCGACAAGCTGAGCGCTTCGCCGCTGGGCGATGTGATGAGTGTCTTCGATGAGGACAAAAGTGCTGGGGAGAAGGCCAAGTCCGTCGGCGGCGGTCTCCTGCGAGGAGCCATTGGGTACAGCCCTATCGGGCTGGTCTGGAACGCCACGGGCGCATCGGAC
This sequence is a window from Nocardia farcinica. Protein-coding genes within it:
- a CDS encoding transglycosylase SLT domain-containing protein — its product is MANWPSYSAGSARLTLRPQLAATFKADVKTLLKPINESLTVTVKPQLMRGFKTDLREKVKAGSLGVRMDVEARATLAKGFRADLRTKVNAAAKGVDVKVGVNVDTSNIRSKIRGSTTGIRAIKVPVDVDLARATSQLEAFRAAQAAVPLTMNVNVDTAAAVAQLMALRSLASAVGQETSGIGAGAVASARRRLTGGIFTRPIRAIRLQIEIDRASVARAEAEVANIRARLEQAQRSHGDAVDRARLAEERYQEVLARASATESQRMAALQRRNRALRDQADALGRVSGLMNQQREADDRLDRARSDRNSFSRLFSAGMSGLNSAILDAARNMLSLSNLTSLATVGLVALAAVSLVPLLSQLTQAAGVIALLPAGLSAAVAAVATLVIGFQGVGDAFSAAGKAADSAAKDAESRAKNIANAQKQQASAAKQVEQANRGIVSAERGVKNAQAATLKAQKDLNRARKQAKEDLEDINRELGRTALTEEAAALAVASAQQRLWETFSDPNSTAIDRAQAQHDVKQALADQQDTIRENQRLAEKAAEANALGVEGSDQVVAAKEAVAAAADAEMDAQQALADAYTTLADAQATYAEASQAVTDAMNESSSAADEYEKALGKLSPAARAFVEQMLALRGPYGELRQFVQEKLFDQLGTSISSLATNYLPTLREGLGGIANAINQGVRKAIADLDTDANRLTLANIFDNVEASVTPFLNGLSNVLQAFLALSEVGSEFMPGAAKGFEDVTKKFKDWANSDEGKSKFRNFLQESIKTFKDLWNIGKQVFALIQNIFRGADETGESWLTSIAETLKRWNESLSTEEGQKKLRDFFDNVRTTVGAITTMISAAAGLIDKLSASPLGDVMSVFDEDKSAGEKAKSVGGGLLRGAIGYSPIGLVWNATGASDKVKEAWSGFTSDFDKGAGTVMGRLYEMGTGFADWATNGEDSITTRIGGAFSGFTSNLPGVSTKLGEFRDDASDKFNTFKNTVTTVFSTLTGPEVLGKFKSELNTLPGFFDGLVLGIARAWSNVSSALQGPINTVIDTLNSFGDIWNRVAKKLGLPEWEPIDHVGVTGQTGTFDKPLVGARAMGGPGGPVHGPGNGKDDRAGLYRLSRGEHVWTADEVRAAGGHEAMYRMRRTVLKGGGTQAKPDGPLPGYRDGGIVQTSDPLDPIQVHLWDLVRNAIPGAILTSAKRFVDVGSGYDLHMQGKAIDLGGPMKEIARWIYNTYPQSAELIHWPLDGWQNLDEGRPFDFGSGTNEQHRDHVHWAANDFLTEMSEDDKRSLFDRVRAGIGGLVSSGRSLMIDNLLAKPLRGLADQVPVFDQLGEFGQMPRAFARKMADAVIGWVTSRLGGESGGGVVDYDPAWGVEHWREMAKEAMRRVGFNADDENQVNAMLAQIKSESGGNPNIAQQIVDVNGTGEAAGVGLLQIIPGTYEAYRDPELPNNRRDPFSNMVAALRYYKARYGMDLTTMWGKGHGYDQGGIFPHGTWGFNASGLPEAVLTNPQWRLFEQFIRQMPGMEQKLQALPQPVPGQMAPLPQPMGGGTSADGTPGTYGVPVNPGVDTLEIVGNKARERYTSALKTGFDGLISSTLDPLGLPDPRSLIPSEVTEYGKTLDAWHQARIASAQASGALAQSGYQAAPAPAATANQVIQSGGSGTELATYDYSTHITIQTRDVDEGYRKAQQMADLRAIQHTGTARG